A single Kryptolebias marmoratus isolate JLee-2015 linkage group LG16, ASM164957v2, whole genome shotgun sequence DNA region contains:
- the zp3d.2 gene encoding zona pellucida sperm-binding protein 3d.2 produces the protein MLKLLLLLLIFSSEGTSDTHTNQNRGKTPTLLQDRYLSLPMFLDSDLPLVHRDFFSPARGSGQEPLPGPVRQLLLPAWTDTEPRSLSGVTVRTSCERNRMRLQVDRNILGLGQPVAHLRLGSCRVSRTTADHLYFEHELHGCGTKRKMLDNRIVYFNELRYEPPEPTGPIRRAAAFRLPVACYFNRFVYSYKIGYKPEVQIRKVVKKMKNAAKFVLTPRNAEWEELSPSHHYVLGEPMFFEAESVLSDGERLYVNTCYVTPEKSHTSTPRYPVIKNFGCMVEGKISRSRFFPHKNSSVRFSVDAFLFKGMTGQQLYMFCSMFVGGSDPTPTAKSCNYEPKNQRWVEVSGSSSVCDCCDSSCSSDHPAETQTISSTSWSIDPTVRSASTAKMAEGTFLMGGGRETELQWPIRGGGVAWAEEEGEEKQVKGSAVVEEEEEVSKPGRVFEDLFDFDK, from the exons ATGTTGaagctgctcctgctcctcctgatCTTCTCCTCTGAAGGAACCTCTGACACCCACACGAACCAGAACCGGGGGAAAACCCCGACCCTGCTCCAGGACCGGTACCTGAGCCTGCCCATGTTCCTGGACTCGGACCTGCCGCTGGTCCACAGGGACTTCTTCTCGCCGGCCAGAGGTTCGGGCCAGGAGCCGCTCCCCGGCCCGGTTCGGCAGCTGCTGCTCCCGGCGTGGACCGACACCGAACCGCGCAGCCTGTCCGGGGTCACCGTGAGGACCTCCTGTGAGCGGAACCGGATGCGGCTGCAGGTGGACCGGAACATCCTGGGCCTCGGGCAGCCGGTGGCCCACCTGAGACTGGGCTCGTGCCGAGTCAGCAGAACCACCGCGGATCACCTGTACTTCGAGCACGAGCTGCACGGCTGCGGAACCAAACGGAAG ATGCTTGATAACCGGATCGTTTACTTCAACGAGCTGCGATACGAGCCTCCAGAACCAACCGGACCCATCAGGCGGGCCGCGGCCTTCAGGCTGCCGGTGGCGTGTTACTTCAACAG GTTTGTTTACTCGTATAAAATCGGATACAAGCCGGAGGTCCAGATCCGCAAAGtggtgaagaagatgaagaacgCAGCGAAATTTGTTCTGACGCCGCGAAACG CTGAGTGGGAGGAGCTCTCTCCCTCCCATCACTACGTTCTCGGAGAACCAATGTTCTTCGAGGCCGAGTCGGTTCTGTCCGACGGAGAGAGGCTTTACGTCAACACGTGTTACGTAACTCCTGAGAAGTCCCACACGTCCACGCCGCGGTATCCTGTCATAAAAAACTTTGG GTGTATGGTTGAAGGTAAGATCAGCCGATCCAGGTTCTTCCCTCATAAGAACAGTTCTGTCCGGTTCTCCGTCGACGCTTTTCTGTTCAAAGGAATGACGGGTCAG CAGCTCTACATGTTCTGCTCCATGTTTGTGGGCGGGTCGGACCCGACGCCGACCGCCAAGTCCTGCAACTACGAGCCAAAGAACCAGAG ATGGGTGGAGGTGTCGGGATCGAGCTCGGTTTGTGATTGTTGTGACTCCAGCTGCAGCTCGGATCATCCTGCAG agacCCAAACGATCAGCAGCACGTCTTGGTCAATAGATCCTACGGTGAGGTCCGCCTCCACGGCAAAGATGGCTGAAGGGACGTTTCTGATGGGCGGGGGGAGGGAGACGGAGCTGCAGTGGCCAATCAGAGGTGGAGGGGTGGCGTGGGcggaggaggaaggtgaggagAAGCAGGTGAAGGGCTCTgctgtggtggaggaggaggaggaggtctccAAACCTGGCAGAGTGTTTgaggatttatttgattttgacAAATAA